In a genomic window of Thalassotalea piscium:
- the acnD gene encoding Fe/S-dependent 2-methylisocitrate dehydratase AcnD: MNYDYRKPLPGANIDFFDTREAVEAIQAGAYAKLPYTSRVLAEQLVRRCDPAKLTASLKQLIERKQDLDFPWYPARVVCHDILGQTALVDLAGLRDAIAEQGGDPAKVNPVVPTQLIVDHSLAVEHAGFDPEAFDKNRAIEDRRNEDRFHFIEWTKTAFKNVDVIPAGNGIMHQINLEKMSPVIQSRDGVAFPDTCVGTDSHTPHVDALGVIALGVGGLEAETVMLGRPSMMRLPDIIGVKLTGQRQEGITATDIVLAITEFLRNEKVVSSYLEFFGEGTVNLTIGDRATISNMTPEYGASAAMFYIDQQTIDYLKLTGREPEQVALVETYAKHTGLWADDLVEAQYERVLEFDLSSVCRNMAGPSNPHRRLPTTELAKRGIAGEWNKTSEFIPDGAVIIAAITSCTNTSNPRNVVAAGLIAKRANELGLIRKPWVKSSFAPGSKVAKLYLEESGLLTEMEKLGFGIVGYACTTCNGMSGALDPEIQKEIVDHDLYTTAVLSGNRNFDGRIHPYAKQAFLASPPLVVAYAIAGTVRFDIEQDALGLDKNGEPITLKDIWPTDAEIDVIVNKFVKAEQFKKVYTPMFDLGAFEPAESPLYDWRPQSTYIRRPPYWEGALAGECEMKGMRPLAVLGDNITTDHLSPSNAIMLDSAAGAYLAKMGLPEEDFNSYATHRGDHLTAQRATFANPKLFNEMCRDESGEVKQGSLTRIEPEGVESRMWEAIETYMERKQPLIIIAGADYGQGSSRDWAAKGVRLAGVEVIVAEGFERIHRTNLVGMGVLPLEFTNNETRHTYDIDGSETYDVVGENTPGALLKVVMTRRNGDVVEIPVKCRIDTEEELSVYEAGGVLQRFAQDFLASNL; the protein is encoded by the coding sequence ATGAATTATGATTATCGCAAGCCACTCCCAGGCGCAAACATAGACTTTTTTGATACTCGAGAAGCTGTTGAAGCAATTCAAGCTGGCGCTTATGCAAAATTACCTTATACCTCTCGTGTACTTGCGGAACAATTAGTACGTAGATGTGATCCTGCAAAGTTAACAGCGTCACTGAAGCAGCTGATAGAACGTAAACAAGATTTAGATTTTCCTTGGTATCCAGCACGTGTTGTTTGTCATGACATATTAGGGCAAACCGCATTAGTTGATTTGGCTGGTTTACGAGATGCAATTGCTGAGCAAGGTGGTGATCCTGCTAAAGTAAATCCTGTAGTACCAACGCAACTGATTGTAGATCACTCGCTAGCAGTGGAACATGCGGGTTTTGATCCTGAAGCATTTGATAAAAATAGAGCGATTGAAGACAGACGTAATGAAGACAGATTTCACTTTATTGAGTGGACTAAAACCGCATTTAAAAATGTTGATGTTATACCTGCGGGTAATGGCATTATGCATCAAATTAACTTAGAGAAAATGTCGCCAGTTATTCAATCAAGAGATGGTGTTGCCTTTCCAGATACTTGTGTTGGTACAGATAGCCATACTCCACATGTTGATGCACTAGGGGTAATCGCTTTAGGCGTTGGTGGTTTAGAAGCAGAAACGGTTATGCTAGGTAGACCATCTATGATGCGTTTACCTGATATTATTGGGGTTAAACTGACCGGTCAACGTCAAGAAGGTATAACCGCTACTGATATCGTTTTAGCTATTACTGAATTTTTACGTAATGAAAAAGTAGTTTCAAGTTACTTAGAGTTTTTTGGTGAAGGTACTGTAAATTTAACAATTGGTGACAGAGCCACTATTTCCAATATGACACCTGAATACGGTGCATCAGCAGCCATGTTTTACATAGATCAACAAACTATAGACTACTTGAAGTTAACAGGTCGTGAGCCTGAACAAGTTGCCTTAGTTGAAACATATGCTAAGCATACAGGCCTTTGGGCAGACGATTTAGTTGAAGCTCAATATGAACGAGTTTTAGAATTTGATTTATCAAGTGTATGTCGCAATATGGCTGGCCCTTCAAATCCACATCGCCGACTTCCTACTACAGAATTAGCTAAACGTGGTATTGCTGGTGAGTGGAATAAAACGTCTGAATTTATACCTGACGGTGCGGTTATTATTGCCGCTATTACCAGTTGTACTAATACTTCTAACCCAAGAAACGTTGTAGCTGCTGGTTTAATTGCTAAACGCGCTAATGAATTAGGTTTAATTCGTAAACCCTGGGTTAAATCATCTTTTGCACCTGGCTCAAAAGTAGCAAAATTATATTTGGAAGAGTCTGGCTTACTAACTGAAATGGAAAAACTAGGTTTTGGTATAGTTGGGTATGCTTGTACTACTTGTAATGGTATGTCTGGTGCATTAGACCCTGAAATACAGAAAGAAATAGTCGATCATGATTTATATACCACAGCGGTTTTATCAGGCAATCGTAATTTTGATGGACGTATTCACCCTTATGCCAAACAAGCTTTCTTAGCATCACCTCCACTCGTTGTTGCTTATGCAATTGCTGGTACTGTTAGGTTTGATATTGAGCAAGACGCTTTAGGACTAGACAAAAATGGTGAGCCAATTACCTTAAAAGATATATGGCCTACCGATGCTGAGATAGATGTAATTGTGAATAAATTTGTTAAGGCTGAGCAGTTTAAAAAAGTGTATACGCCAATGTTTGATTTAGGTGCGTTTGAACCGGCCGAAAGCCCATTATACGATTGGCGCCCACAAAGTACCTATATTCGCCGACCTCCATATTGGGAAGGTGCGCTAGCTGGTGAATGTGAAATGAAGGGCATGAGACCACTCGCTGTATTGGGTGATAATATTACTACTGATCATTTATCACCTTCAAACGCCATTATGTTAGACAGTGCTGCAGGCGCTTATCTAGCGAAAATGGGGTTACCTGAAGAAGACTTTAACTCTTATGCAACGCATAGGGGGGATCATTTAACGGCGCAACGAGCAACATTTGCAAACCCTAAGCTTTTTAACGAGATGTGCCGAGATGAAAGTGGCGAAGTAAAACAAGGCTCACTCACGCGTATTGAGCCCGAAGGTGTCGAAAGTCGGATGTGGGAAGCAATAGAAACCTATATGGAGCGTAAACAACCATTAATAATAATTGCTGGTGCTGATTATGGGCAAGGGTCATCACGCGACTGGGCAGCTAAAGGTGTACGTTTAGCGGGTGTTGAAGTTATTGTAGCGGAAGGCTTTGAGCGTATACATAGAACTAACCTTGTCGGTATGGGCGTTCTGCCATTAGAGTTTACAAACAACGAAACGCGACATACCTATGACATTGATGGTAGTGAAACTTACGATGTGGTAGGTGAAAACACGCCAGGCGCACTACTTAAAGTTGTAATGACACGTCGCAATGGCGATGTTGTCGAAATACCAGTTAAGTGCCGTATAGATACTGAAGAAGAATTATCAGTGTATGAAGCAGGTGGAGTGCTTCAACGTTTTGCCCAAGACTTTTTAGCATCTAACCTTTAA